In a genomic window of Methanosarcina horonobensis HB-1 = JCM 15518:
- a CDS encoding DUF192 domain-containing protein translates to MVSVGAGLPGQSTTEVKSTESGQVCIKDSCFSVEIAANQSQRQYGLMNREHLDPDKGMLFFFEEEGVHHFWMKNTLIPLDIIWINSSRDIVYIERNAQPCTSGYCPSFDPGKNASYVLEINGGLSDRYGINVGDKANITCITSSNLKDNFLINRTTVIYHALWKFNRLFENVL, encoded by the coding sequence GTGGTCAGCGTTGGAGCAGGGTTACCGGGACAGAGTACTACTGAAGTTAAGAGTACTGAATCTGGTCAGGTTTGTATTAAGGATAGTTGCTTCTCAGTCGAAATTGCAGCAAATCAATCTCAGAGACAGTATGGACTCATGAACCGTGAACATCTCGATCCTGACAAAGGGATGTTATTTTTTTTTGAAGAAGAAGGAGTTCACCATTTCTGGATGAAAAACACCCTGATACCTCTGGATATTATCTGGATAAACTCAAGCCGGGACATTGTCTATATTGAAAGAAATGCTCAGCCATGTACTTCGGGTTATTGCCCATCTTTTGATCCCGGGAAAAATGCCAGTTATGTTCTGGAAATAAACGGAGGTCTATCCGACAGATATGGTATAAATGTAGGGGATAAGGCAAATATAACTTGTATAACATCATCAAATTTGAAGGATAATTTTCTGATTAATAGAACTACAGTAATTTATCACGCACTCTGGAAGTTTAACAGGCTTTTTGAAAATGTTTTATGA
- a CDS encoding DUF6064 family protein, giving the protein MVLILFGSIIYPILGYFLGHIYPSSSIFGLPCPTTIFTIGALLLASKQPRYYAAVIPLLWTAIGFLAAVSLGVMEDTSLLIAGLIGIGGIMFRREKIAEVKESI; this is encoded by the coding sequence ATAGTCCTGATTCTTTTTGGTTCTATCATATATCCGATTCTGGGATACTTCCTGGGCCATATTTACCCAAGTTCTTCGATTTTTGGTCTTCCCTGCCCGACAACTATCTTCACCATCGGTGCCCTCCTACTTGCCAGCAAACAGCCCAGATATTATGCAGCGGTAATTCCTCTGTTGTGGACAGCGATCGGTTTTCTGGCCGCGGTATCTCTGGGTGTAATGGAAGACACATCTTTACTCATAGCTGGGTTGATCGGGATTGGCGGTATTATGTTCAGACGGGAAAAGATAGCTGAAGTTAAGGAATCTATTTGA
- a CDS encoding GNAT family N-acetyltransferase: MFKIDCDAFNENLLSNWSLVPFIRFGQAFGLFESNSLKGFAIFMRAWDNPGLAYMVEIAVEGESQGKGYGSYLLLQSLLHLKKNGLSIVTLTVDPSNLRARHIYCDKFGFEFVEYRKNEYGQGHDRLFLGLDLKKRDLLE; encoded by the coding sequence ATGTTTAAAATCGATTGTGATGCCTTCAATGAGAACTTACTTAGTAACTGGTCACTGGTGCCTTTTATTCGATTCGGACAGGCTTTCGGTCTCTTCGAAAGTAATTCCTTGAAGGGCTTTGCTATATTCATGAGGGCGTGGGACAATCCCGGACTTGCTTATATGGTTGAGATAGCAGTAGAGGGAGAGAGCCAGGGAAAAGGATACGGATCTTATCTATTATTGCAATCCCTGCTCCATCTTAAAAAGAATGGATTATCCATTGTTACTTTAACTGTTGATCCAAGTAATTTACGGGCTCGTCATATTTATTGTGATAAATTTGGATTTGAATTTGTAGAATACCGAAAGAATGAGTACGGGCAGGGACATGACAGATTGTTCCTGGGACTAGACCTGAAGAAAAGAGATCTACTTGAGTAA
- a CDS encoding erythromycin esterase family protein, translating into MSRSIPVYTTLKDWILHEAIPFSIDSSETFDTSVDRVIASLDDSVELLGFGEALHGSEDILILRNRLFQRLVEKHGYSAIAIESSFPRAHIVNEYVNGRGPESYEAVQDTGFSHGFGRLDANRELVEWMQEYNIDPSHQVKLQFYGFDSPTEMTGTDSPRQVLHFVLDYLTSIDSASSQEYRERIDSFLGKDSDWENPAAMTDPTKSIGLSPAATALRIETENLISELCVRRPELVAKSNKNRYLEAVHYATVARQLLNYHAALARNSELGKRLVEGLGLRDLMMADNLAYMVAREHNRGKVLAFAHNSHLQLEKAQWEPQWELSTYVLTWWPAGAHLQEMLGSRYVVIGSAVGISDANGIGQPEAGTLEKLLTAAPGPVRFIPTHKGRGLPSSEIVALPTRSSSMKNPTYFALTPQSITDFDWLVVLDSTKYTRGGQSLQ; encoded by the coding sequence ATGTCTCGTTCTATTCCCGTGTACACCACCCTCAAAGACTGGATTCTACATGAAGCGATTCCTTTCTCTATCGATTCGTCCGAAACCTTCGACACCTCCGTAGACAGGGTCATAGCCTCACTTGATGATTCAGTGGAATTGCTTGGCTTTGGAGAAGCACTCCACGGCAGCGAGGACATTCTTATACTTCGCAACCGGCTCTTCCAGCGCCTGGTGGAGAAGCATGGCTACAGCGCCATTGCAATTGAGAGCAGTTTCCCCAGGGCGCATATAGTAAACGAGTATGTGAACGGTCGAGGGCCGGAATCTTATGAAGCTGTGCAGGATACAGGATTTAGCCACGGCTTCGGCCGACTCGACGCTAATCGAGAACTCGTGGAGTGGATGCAGGAGTACAATATCGATCCTTCCCATCAGGTCAAACTCCAGTTCTATGGCTTTGATAGTCCGACTGAAATGACCGGTACAGATAGTCCACGCCAAGTCCTGCATTTTGTTCTCGATTACCTCACCTCAATTGATAGTGCCAGTAGCCAGGAGTATCGCGAACGTATAGACTCGTTTCTTGGAAAGGACTCTGATTGGGAGAACCCCGCTGCAATGACCGACCCGACTAAATCAATAGGTCTGTCACCAGCTGCAACTGCTTTGCGAATTGAGACTGAGAACCTTATTTCAGAACTATGCGTTCGCCGTCCCGAACTGGTGGCTAAAAGTAACAAAAACCGCTATCTGGAAGCTGTGCATTATGCAACGGTCGCACGGCAATTACTTAACTATCATGCCGCATTGGCAAGAAATTCAGAGCTGGGTAAAAGGCTTGTCGAGGGTCTTGGCCTTCGGGACCTTATGATGGCAGATAATCTGGCGTACATGGTGGCCCGTGAGCATAACCGAGGGAAAGTGCTGGCTTTTGCTCACAACAGCCACCTACAGCTTGAAAAGGCACAATGGGAACCACAGTGGGAATTAAGCACTTACGTATTAACATGGTGGCCTGCAGGAGCACATCTCCAGGAGATGCTCGGCTCTCGCTATGTCGTTATCGGTTCGGCAGTGGGAATTTCTGATGCCAATGGAATTGGTCAGCCCGAAGCCGGCACCCTTGAGAAGCTGTTAACTGCAGCACCGGGTCCTGTGAGGTTCATTCCAACTCATAAAGGCAGAGGGCTGCCAAGTTCGGAAATCGTAGCGCTTCCTACTCGCTCGAGCAGTATGAAGAATCCGACCTACTTTGCATTAACTCCTCAAAGCATCACTGATTTCGACTGGCTGGTTGTCCTGGATTCAACGAAATATACCCGCGGTGGACAGTCACTGCAATAA
- a CDS encoding PGF-pre-PGF domain-containing protein → MKLYKFKPYAKYGLFLLLIISLAGNAHAATDKGGIALSWDDVGSIEPCYLNLTKFQQYNAVCTINVNTLNESSDSTKAQLAALHNAGWEIAAHGYNHTDSIAFLNNSTSEEWLNQEIFPNIVEITGYGYPVYSFAYPYSSRSETTDSLLAPYFRTLRSTNFETVNVNASNAYYKWDDARVVYGVEIDDRSNVSLESIQYGIDYAIDNDYVLILYGHAINSSDSPGEYQTSVSRLESILNYTNQKNGTFYLMGELGNSSWVPSGRFSNVIANFTVSSDNVYTGENVTFADYSVNHTIQLLDFGDGSNSSTANVVHKYTTPGTYTVNLTVTNDVSNQSITKTITVIQSTPPVANFTSNLTTGLAPLDVAFTDASTGLPTPTSWLWDFGDGYNSTEQSPKHTYSAAGSYTVNLTVSNLNSTTSTTATITVLNESNVLPVANFSMSVTRGDAPLSVTFTDLSQYATSWTWDFGDGASSTDQNPTHEYSSAGTYTVKLTAKNANGENSTTAQIIADRKSSGGSNGGGGGGGGSPEPARNVEVKELSQVSITNGKAVQFDFTKNATCVVSVGFDAKKTVGKTTTIVEQLKNKSTLVSNLSDGVVYKYFNVWVGNSGFATSANIENPVIGFKVEKAWIKDKNIDKDSITLNRYSNKTWEKLPASLSGEDNKYLYFKSSVPGYSFFAITGKMTENEIGQIKDGITPKPETQDDKNGTESEVNSTSDNKTGLPGFEMIYCILGLLGVFLYRRK, encoded by the coding sequence ATGAAACTTTACAAATTTAAACCATATGCAAAATATGGATTATTTCTCTTACTAATAATTAGTCTGGCTGGTAATGCTCATGCAGCTACTGATAAAGGAGGCATTGCTCTATCATGGGACGATGTAGGAAGCATTGAGCCGTGTTATCTGAATCTAACAAAGTTCCAGCAGTATAATGCTGTTTGTACTATAAATGTAAACACATTAAATGAGAGTTCAGATAGCACAAAAGCTCAACTGGCTGCACTGCACAATGCCGGATGGGAAATAGCTGCGCACGGGTACAATCACACAGACTCAATTGCATTTCTAAACAATAGCACTTCTGAAGAGTGGCTGAACCAGGAAATATTCCCTAACATCGTAGAGATAACCGGTTATGGTTATCCGGTTTATTCCTTTGCATATCCCTATTCAAGTAGAAGTGAAACTACTGATTCGTTACTGGCTCCATATTTCAGGACACTCAGATCGACGAATTTCGAAACAGTGAATGTAAATGCCTCAAACGCTTATTACAAGTGGGACGATGCTCGAGTTGTATATGGTGTTGAAATAGATGATCGGTCTAATGTTAGTCTTGAGTCTATACAATATGGAATTGATTATGCAATAGATAATGATTATGTATTAATATTATACGGACATGCGATTAATTCTTCAGATTCTCCCGGAGAATATCAAACTTCAGTCTCAAGACTGGAATCAATTCTGAATTATACCAACCAGAAGAACGGAACATTCTATCTCATGGGAGAGCTGGGTAATTCGTCCTGGGTTCCATCCGGCAGGTTTTCTAATGTAATTGCAAATTTCACAGTTTCTTCAGATAATGTATATACAGGGGAAAATGTGACTTTTGCGGATTATAGTGTCAACCACACCATTCAACTGCTCGATTTTGGTGACGGTTCTAACAGCAGTACTGCAAATGTTGTTCATAAATACACAACACCAGGAACTTATACGGTTAATTTAACGGTAACAAATGACGTTTCCAACCAATCGATCACTAAAACAATTACGGTCATTCAATCGACACCTCCAGTTGCTAATTTCACCAGTAATCTGACAACCGGTCTTGCGCCGCTTGATGTAGCGTTCACGGATGCATCAACCGGACTTCCGACACCAACATCCTGGTTATGGGACTTCGGAGACGGATATAATTCAACCGAGCAGAGTCCAAAGCATACTTATTCTGCAGCAGGAAGTTATACAGTTAACCTGACGGTAAGCAACCTGAACAGCACGACTTCAACAACTGCTACAATAACCGTACTTAACGAAAGTAATGTGCTTCCTGTAGCGAACTTCAGTATGAGTGTTACACGCGGCGATGCTCCTCTCTCAGTTACCTTTACTGACCTTTCGCAATACGCAACCAGCTGGACCTGGGACTTTGGGGATGGAGCGAGTTCAACCGATCAGAATCCAACTCATGAATACTCATCAGCTGGAACTTATACAGTTAAACTGACCGCAAAAAATGCAAACGGTGAAAATTCAACAACTGCTCAGATAATCGCAGACCGGAAGAGCAGCGGAGGAAGCAACGGTGGCGGCGGTGGTGGCGGAGGTTCTCCTGAACCTGCAAGAAACGTTGAAGTAAAGGAGCTTTCACAGGTATCTATCACAAACGGTAAGGCTGTACAGTTTGATTTCACAAAGAACGCAACATGCGTTGTGTCTGTAGGCTTTGACGCTAAGAAGACTGTTGGAAAGACCACGACCATTGTTGAGCAGTTAAAAAATAAATCTACTCTTGTCTCCAACCTGTCTGATGGAGTTGTCTACAAGTACTTCAATGTCTGGGTAGGAAACAGTGGGTTTGCAACGTCCGCGAATATTGAAAACCCGGTAATCGGCTTCAAGGTTGAAAAAGCATGGATCAAGGATAAAAACATAGATAAGGATTCAATCACTCTAAACAGGTACAGCAACAAAACATGGGAGAAGCTGCCAGCAAGCCTTTCAGGAGAAGACAATAAATATCTGTATTTCAAATCCAGCGTCCCGGGTTATTCATTCTTTGCAATAACAGGTAAGATGACAGAAAATGAAATAGGCCAAATAAAAGACGGAATTACACCTAAACCTGAAACACAGGATGATAAAAACGGTACAGAATCCGAAGTCAATTCAACTTCTGATAATAAAACAGGTCTACCTGGTTTCGAAATGATTTACTGTATTCTCGGGCTGCTTGGAGTGTTCCTGTATAGAAGAAAATAA
- a CDS encoding ABC transporter substrate-binding protein, translating to MTFVKKITCALIAMLMATLWSGCVESAEEVTSESEDITIGALLPLTGSVASIGEASQTALEVSAEDINGYFSGLGSGKNVKIIIKDTESDSETALEQLKELDEMGIKIVIGPQSSNEAEAVLDYATRNGIILLSTASTAPSLAVSDDNLFRLVPDDTNQGIVLARLMTNEGIGTVIPMYRSDIWGKGLADEVEKSFEALNGTVLDGVKYESENANLSAEVEELNEKVIAATSENDKESVAVLLCSYGEVTEIFDLARNYPALSKVSWYGTDGMALNRGLINDDNAASFAAVISVKAPIYGYVGENDIYQAVGPRIEERLGRLPESYALTAYDALWIATFVDLDAIPDNDESLKMAVNTLTDTYHGISGWTILNENGDRKYWDYDIWTVTEENGSYQWKKDERVIMRDEKLIFIQ from the coding sequence ATGACGTTTGTGAAAAAGATAACATGCGCTTTAATAGCTATGCTTATGGCTACTCTCTGGTCAGGTTGTGTTGAATCGGCTGAAGAGGTTACCAGTGAATCTGAAGACATAACCATAGGAGCACTTTTACCTCTTACAGGAAGCGTTGCCTCTATCGGAGAAGCAAGCCAGACGGCACTTGAAGTATCAGCTGAGGATATCAATGGCTATTTCTCAGGACTTGGTTCCGGAAAAAACGTAAAAATAATTATAAAGGATACAGAAAGTGACTCTGAGACGGCTCTGGAACAACTCAAAGAACTTGACGAAATGGGGATAAAGATCGTTATCGGCCCGCAGTCAAGCAATGAAGCGGAAGCTGTCCTGGATTATGCAACCCGGAATGGCATCATCCTTCTTAGTACTGCATCAACAGCTCCATCTTTAGCGGTCTCTGACGATAATCTGTTCAGACTTGTACCTGACGACACCAACCAGGGAATTGTTCTGGCAAGACTGATGACAAATGAAGGAATCGGTACTGTAATCCCTATGTACAGGAGTGATATATGGGGCAAAGGACTTGCTGATGAAGTCGAGAAGAGTTTTGAGGCTCTTAACGGTACTGTGCTTGATGGAGTCAAATATGAATCCGAAAATGCAAACCTTTCCGCAGAAGTAGAGGAACTCAATGAAAAAGTAATAGCAGCCACTTCGGAAAATGATAAGGAGTCCGTTGCTGTGCTTCTCTGTTCCTATGGAGAAGTAACAGAGATCTTTGATTTAGCCCGGAACTATCCTGCCCTGTCAAAAGTCAGCTGGTATGGCACTGACGGTATGGCGCTGAACAGAGGACTGATCAACGATGATAATGCAGCCAGTTTTGCTGCAGTAATCAGTGTCAAGGCGCCAATATACGGATACGTGGGAGAAAATGATATATATCAGGCTGTTGGACCCAGAATCGAAGAAAGGCTTGGAAGGCTTCCTGAGTCTTACGCATTGACAGCTTATGACGCTCTCTGGATAGCTACATTTGTTGATCTGGATGCCATTCCGGATAATGATGAAAGCTTAAAAATGGCAGTGAATACTCTTACAGACACATATCATGGAATTAGCGGATGGACAATACTCAATGAGAACGGAGACAGAAAATACTGGGACTATGACATCTGGACAGTCACTGAGGAAAATGGAAGTTACCAGTGGAAAAAAGATGAAAGGGTTATTATGCGAGATGAAAAACTGATATTTATTCAATAA